A stretch of Paenibacillus mucilaginosus 3016 DNA encodes these proteins:
- a CDS encoding response regulator: MNILVVDDEPIIRDGIKRTIQSRFPDHTVHLAPSPEEAAGVLRSQPIQLVLTDILMPGMTGLELMNVSRGLHPNVKWVVISAHSEFAYAQEAVRLGARDYLLKPVGKDQLAELIGKISDELEQETQVSEEAELFKSSLKYLREAVFQRWASGLDIGRIDMLSVIDSHPQFHLVMVKMDSDRKVNLEHYIIENVLTELIEGSGHGFVASYDSQSLIGLVTLAEGGRIDSLIADLKSHLKTYLRVPFQVMHTGLLSDFEAIPAEVQRMRQASATQVYDHDTRGGDKAIEVALQYIKTHYQDDLSLEKVASVVFLNPVYFSQLFKQKTGQGFKEYVIHLRLEQAKQLLQNPTLKLADIAERIGYQDMRHFTQVFRKRFGVTPTEYRQGGGAESVR; encoded by the coding sequence ATGAACATACTTGTCGTAGACGACGAACCGATCATCCGCGACGGGATCAAGCGGACGATCCAGAGCCGCTTCCCGGACCATACGGTACACCTGGCTCCTTCGCCGGAGGAGGCGGCGGGCGTGCTGCGGTCTCAGCCGATTCAGCTTGTGCTGACGGATATTCTCATGCCCGGCATGACCGGGCTCGAGCTCATGAACGTATCGCGGGGCCTCCATCCGAACGTGAAGTGGGTCGTGATCTCCGCGCACTCGGAGTTTGCTTATGCCCAGGAGGCGGTGCGGCTCGGCGCGCGGGATTATCTGCTGAAGCCCGTGGGCAAAGACCAGCTCGCAGAGCTCATCGGCAAGATCAGCGATGAGCTCGAGCAGGAGACGCAGGTGTCGGAGGAGGCGGAGCTGTTCAAGAGCTCGCTGAAGTACCTGCGCGAAGCGGTTTTCCAGCGCTGGGCCTCGGGGCTCGATATCGGGCGGATCGACATGCTGTCGGTGATCGACAGCCATCCGCAGTTTCATCTTGTGATGGTGAAGATGGACAGCGACCGCAAGGTCAACCTCGAGCACTACATTATCGAAAATGTCCTCACCGAGCTCATCGAGGGCAGCGGGCACGGGTTCGTCGCCTCCTACGACAGCCAGAGCCTGATCGGCCTGGTGACGCTCGCCGAAGGGGGGCGGATCGATTCGCTGATCGCCGACCTGAAGTCGCACCTGAAGACGTACCTGCGGGTACCGTTCCAGGTGATGCATACGGGTCTGCTGTCCGACTTCGAGGCGATCCCGGCGGAGGTGCAGCGGATGCGGCAGGCCTCGGCCACACAGGTCTACGACCACGACACCCGCGGCGGGGACAAGGCGATCGAGGTGGCGCTGCAGTACATCAAGACCCACTACCAGGACGACTTATCGCTCGAGAAGGTCGCGTCGGTGGTGTTCCTGAACCCGGTATACTTCTCCCAGCTCTTCAAGCAGAAGACGGGCCAGGGGTTCAAGGAGTATGTGATCCACCTGCGCCTCGAGCAGGCCAAGCAGCTGCTGCAGAATCCGACGCTGAAGCTCGCCGACATCGCCGAGCGCATCGGCTACCAGGACATGCGGCATTTCACGCAGGTGTTCCGCAAGCGCTTCGGCGTTACGCCGACGGAGTACCGCCAGGGCGGCGGGGCGGAGTCGGTGCGGTAG
- a CDS encoding cache domain-containing sensor histidine kinase, producing MARGIHSIHNRLFVLFLLSMLSLLLIVSALFYQRTTDQVQDKVSEIARKNVSQTVGLFDLLLQGYDSLSKSISGNFDLQRLVAEPGPKDPALRFITERTITNTLGAIYYSREDMIGIHVISYSGPIYSYGNSMSVIDPDYADSAWYKELQESTGEIRWFGVSPNSVIDQLEKRPVFAFGRQLYDLSQHKPIGVVLIETDADQALAALSNLKLSPNSEAYIVSPDGRVMASTIPTGVESRGPALVPEDIPRPAYEGDVVVDPKDGRLAVAGRPEMADWTVLSLTPDSDMNVELDETRNFILIMLSILIVVATALATFVSRTISSPLKRLIQEMKQVEMGNFRGLLHVKSYEEINILVSSFNQMVHRMDDLIERVKLSSISEKNAQLQALQSQVNPHFLYNTLDMIYWMLDEKENDRLGRVVLSLSHMFRYSSHWEGSSEVTLREERDQMRHYLTIIKSRLEGRLTVYVDMEDRWLDYRLPKMTLQPIIENAVKHGLEPLNCEGVLRVYTEASDGSLHIVVQDNGPGMDRDTLQRLQETLTGETLSAAKELAEVDAAADAPVSAARAMAPKGRRGIGLQNVHRRLVLMFGEAYGVRVSSSPGEGTVVTVVMPQVQVQTPAQAQAQAQAIRGVS from the coding sequence ATGGCGCGGGGCATCCACAGTATTCATAACCGGTTGTTCGTGCTTTTTCTGCTGAGCATGCTGTCGCTGCTGCTGATCGTAAGCGCTCTATTCTACCAGCGGACGACCGACCAGGTGCAGGACAAGGTTAGCGAGATTGCACGCAAGAACGTGTCGCAGACCGTCGGCCTGTTCGATCTGCTGCTGCAGGGCTACGACAGCCTGTCGAAGTCGATCTCGGGGAACTTCGACCTGCAGCGGCTGGTGGCTGAGCCGGGACCGAAGGACCCTGCGCTGCGCTTCATCACCGAGCGGACGATCACGAACACGCTGGGGGCGATCTATTACTCCCGGGAGGACATGATCGGCATCCATGTTATCTCGTACTCGGGCCCGATCTACAGCTACGGCAATTCGATGAGCGTCATCGACCCGGACTATGCGGATTCGGCCTGGTACAAGGAGCTGCAGGAGTCGACCGGGGAGATCCGCTGGTTCGGGGTATCTCCGAATTCGGTGATCGACCAGCTCGAGAAGCGGCCGGTGTTCGCCTTCGGCCGGCAGCTCTACGATCTGTCCCAGCATAAGCCGATCGGCGTCGTTCTGATCGAAACGGATGCGGACCAGGCGCTCGCGGCGCTCTCGAACCTGAAGCTCAGCCCGAACTCGGAAGCGTACATCGTCTCGCCGGACGGCCGGGTGATGGCGTCGACGATTCCGACAGGTGTGGAGAGCAGGGGACCCGCGCTGGTGCCGGAGGATATCCCGAGACCCGCCTATGAGGGGGATGTGGTCGTCGACCCGAAGGACGGGCGGCTCGCGGTGGCGGGGCGGCCGGAGATGGCCGACTGGACGGTGCTCAGCCTTACCCCGGACAGCGACATGAACGTGGAGCTGGATGAGACGCGGAATTTTATCCTCATCATGCTCTCGATCCTGATCGTGGTGGCGACCGCGCTGGCGACGTTCGTGTCGCGTACCATTTCCTCGCCGCTGAAGCGCTTGATCCAGGAGATGAAGCAGGTCGAGATGGGCAACTTCCGCGGGCTGCTCCACGTCAAATCGTATGAGGAGATCAATATCCTGGTATCGTCCTTCAACCAGATGGTGCACCGGATGGACGATCTCATCGAGCGGGTGAAGCTCTCGTCGATCTCCGAGAAGAACGCGCAGCTGCAGGCGCTGCAGAGCCAGGTCAACCCGCACTTCCTGTACAACACGCTCGATATGATCTACTGGATGCTCGATGAGAAGGAGAATGACCGGCTCGGCCGCGTCGTGCTGTCCCTCTCGCATATGTTCCGCTACAGCTCCCACTGGGAGGGCTCGTCGGAGGTGACGCTGCGCGAGGAGCGCGACCAGATGCGGCACTACCTGACGATTATCAAGAGCCGGCTGGAAGGCCGTCTGACGGTGTACGTGGACATGGAGGACCGGTGGCTCGATTACCGTCTGCCCAAAATGACGTTGCAGCCCATCATCGAGAATGCGGTGAAGCACGGGCTGGAGCCGCTGAACTGTGAGGGCGTGCTGCGCGTGTACACGGAAGCGTCGGACGGCAGCCTGCATATTGTGGTCCAGGACAACGGACCGGGGATGGACCGCGACACGCTGCAGCGGCTGCAGGAGACGCTGACGGGCGAGACGCTAAGTGCGGCCAAGGAGCTGGCCGAGGTGGATGCGGCGGCGGATGCCCCTGTGTCGGCAGCCAGGGCCATGGCACCGAAGGGACGCAGGGGCATCGGGCTGCAGAACGTGCACCGGCGGCTCGTGCTCATGTTCGGCGAGGCGTATGGCGTGCGGGTGAGCAGCAGTCCGGGCGAAGGCACCGTCGTAACGGTGGTGATGCCTCAGGTGCAGGTTCAAACGCCGGCCCAGGCGCAAGCACAGGCGCAGGCCATCCGAGGGGTCAGCTAG
- a CDS encoding DUF2935 domain-containing protein codes for MPVPDAFVARSLDEIRFWSRIMKEHSLFLKLGFRCEDTQLIQEANYFYGVFEQIEQQAHAYPVNVDPQTIRAFNVQVQSAASHIWAFKRKVLGLILHCQLPGGNNFPLLVDHTSREANYFRNRLAELNEGRLDPLPDAIINENVFFLRIMADHAKFISHLLDPSERQLVDQARGFSYDFDQLLFQARDLESMRPQSHTVPLLDQFLDQNRVSVQSLRDFKRTARDLIEACRIKSIIHPLLADHTFREAERFLEIIDAFEGHLSLVQGASKEPREDEEQEGQGIQGVPGLQDHHH; via the coding sequence GTGCCGGTGCCCGATGCTTTTGTGGCGCGTTCGCTTGATGAGATCCGTTTTTGGTCCCGGATTATGAAAGAGCATTCCCTGTTCCTCAAGCTGGGCTTTCGCTGCGAAGATACGCAGCTGATCCAGGAGGCGAATTACTTCTACGGCGTGTTCGAACAGATTGAGCAGCAGGCTCATGCCTACCCTGTGAACGTCGATCCCCAGACTATCCGGGCGTTCAATGTGCAGGTGCAGAGTGCAGCCTCCCACATCTGGGCTTTTAAGCGCAAGGTGCTGGGTCTGATCCTGCACTGCCAGCTTCCGGGAGGGAACAATTTTCCGCTGCTGGTGGATCATACGAGCCGGGAGGCGAACTATTTCCGCAACCGGTTGGCGGAGCTCAATGAAGGGCGGCTGGATCCTCTGCCGGATGCGATTATCAACGAGAATGTGTTTTTCCTCCGGATCATGGCGGACCATGCCAAGTTTATCAGTCATCTGCTGGATCCCTCCGAGCGGCAGCTGGTGGACCAGGCACGGGGGTTCAGTTATGATTTTGACCAGCTCCTGTTCCAGGCCAGAGATCTTGAATCCATGCGGCCGCAGTCGCATACGGTTCCTCTCCTGGACCAATTCCTCGATCAGAACCGGGTGTCGGTGCAGTCGCTGCGCGATTTCAAGAGAACCGCCCGGGACCTTATCGAGGCCTGCCGGATCAAGAGCATCATTCACCCGCTGCTGGCGGACCACACGTTCCGGGAGGCGGAGCGGTTCCTGGAGATTATCGACGCGTTCGAGGGGCATCTCTCTCTCGTGCAAGGGGCTTCAAAGGAGCCGCGGGAAGACGAAGAGCAGGAGGGGCAAGGAATCCAGGGAGTTCCCGGATTGCAGGACCACCATCATTGA